The nucleotide window AAAATTAAATGACTATCCAATAGCAAATTTGTTGAAGCAGATGGAGTGTTCGAGGTTGGTGAAGGGGACGATGAAGTTGATGAATCTAATGAAGATATCGAGCTTAATGAAGATGTTGAGTTTAATAAAGTCGTTAACCGTGGAGAATTACTAATGTTCATTTTTTACCCTTGTCACAAAGAAAAATCTTGCTTCCATCAGGAAATCATAAACCAGCGATAAAGCTTTAAAAATTCAAATAAACCATTCAAATTATTTGTTCAATCAAGTGCTACTCAATAAAATTTCTCGTTCCAGTTCTAACGGACTTTAAAAGTTAGTCAACTTTTATTGCACAATCATTTATTCCACATTTGCAGTAGCTTAACATTTTTTAATGAGGTAATGCGTGATACGGATCAACACCTGAGAACAATATCGCACAAAACATTTCATCATCTTTTAAATTGCAGGGGAAATTCAGGCAATCATACATAATTATTGGCTGGGCAGGTGATCCCTGCGGGCTGTCTGATGATTGTTGCGATTCATCCAATGGCCCCCAGTCCCATCCTGTGCTTGCTGATGACCGTAGTCGTAGTGTTTCCACTAGTCGGTCTGGCCACAGAAAGTCCGCTAATTGTTCATCGGAAATTTCCCGTCCAATTGGGATGGCTTGGCTACTCTCTTTCTGGCGCTTTAGCACTACTATTCTCCCTATTGTTCGGCATATCTCGCGAAGCTCATCAATCTCTGCAACTTGTTCCAAAATTTCAGCCTCAGTAGACTTAATGTTTTCAATTTCTTGAGATTGTGCTTGAGTGTTTTGTAATTTAGCGCTTAATTCAATCATGTTCTTTGCAAGTGCGAGATTGAGGATAAGTGGTTAAAAAGGCTACTTTTTGTTTGTTCTAACGGTTGAGTTGCTGGGTAGACCTGCTGGCTGTTGTGTGATCTATGTTTGTGTCGGAATTGATGCGATGGTGGTCCGTTTGAGACACCTCTAGACGATTAGCTTGGGGGGGATTGAGCGGTTTGAGAATAATGTCGAATTTGCATGATGGACTCCGGTAAGAGTTATAAGATATTTAAGAAAAAAATAGAGTATTTCGAAAATTAAAAATGCTTGGTTTTTATTTTTAGCAGATTTTAATGGGCTGTCAAATTTTATTTCTTGCTAGGCTTATTGGTATTTACTCTTAAAAAATTATATTAAATATAAATGGTGAATAAGGTAACGGTAAAAATACCGAGGATATGAGGTAAAGCAATACATCAGTGTTCATAATGAGATTTGGCCAGCTGAGTAAATATTGTTATCCAATTTATCCTTGTTGTAATCGGTCCGGCGAGCGCTGTGTTTGCGAGCTTGCAAAAGCAACGATATTTTAATTTGCGATTAATTTATGTGCTACTGAAGAGGGTAAATTATTGAAAATAATAATTTAATAATATTAAAAATGGAATTGAATATAAATTGGTGGTAATAATTCGGTTAATCAAATATTATGTTCGTTTTGGATAAGAGGTGAATGGGTAAATTAGATTAGGTCAAGAGAGGCAATCTTCAAAATTGATAGCGAGGAAAGATTTAATATGGCGGGGCCACAGGATTTTAAGGATGCACATACTTTTCGGATTGCTTCGGTAGGTACGTTAGCTGATCGCGTAACTCAGGTACTAGCTCAAAAAATAAGAAGCCAAGAGTTACGCCCTGATTCACGGCTAACAGAACATATCATGGCCAAACGTTTTGGCGTAAGCCGTACCGTTATCCGAGAGGCCATTTCACGTTTAAAATCAGACGGTTTAGTTGAGGCGCGCCAGGGCTTAGGTACAGTGGTTTTGCAGCCAGGCGCAGCGACTGCGTTTAGGATTGATGTCGGCACAACAGATTCATTGCAAACTGTATTTCAGGTATTTGAATTGCGGCGTAGCATTGAGGGGGAGGCTGCAGCACTTGCAGCACAGCGCTGCACACCTGAGCAATTGGTGCAAATCAAACAGGCGCTGGCAGCCATTGATGGAGCGGCAAAAAAGGGCGATGTCGCTGTTGACGAAGATTTTGGGCTGCACAAAATGATTGCCTTAGCCACGGGCAATGCGCTTTATGCATCTTTGTTAGATTTTCTGAACCGTTTTATTTATACATCGATTAAAGCGACTCGTACAACTCAGGTTAGTCGCATGGATTTTTCCTTACACGCGGAGCATCGAGCGATTATAGAAGCGATTGCGCGGGCTGATCCAGATGCCGCGCGGCGAGCTGCCATAGCGCATATCGATAATGCTACGGCTAGGGTGCGGATGGCCAATCTCGAAGGGAAGGACCAGTAGGATGGGTTGGCGCGAAGGAGCGGGGTGCGCAGCTCCGCGTTTTTATCTTGTATGTGAAGTATCACTTGCTAAAAGCTGCGTTGCGAGCTCGACAAATGCTCGTGTCTTAGCCGGTAAATGGCGTTGGCTTGAGTAGACCAGCGAAATTTGTTCGTTTGCCTCCGGTACGCTATATTCAGGCAGAATCCTTTTTAACTTACCCTTTGCTAAATCTTTATCTACCATGGTCTGCGGTAAGATTGCGATACCAATGCCGGCGAGCGCAGCTTCGCGTAATTTCGCTAAATCATTGACTAAATAAGCAGGTTCAATGGCTATTTGACGGCTTTCGCGAGAGCTGACAAAGGTCCAAGTGGGGCTGGAGGTACGTTGCGTAGGTCCGGCAAAGGTATGCTGTGTGAGTGCATTGAGAGAATGGGGCGTACCGCCGTGCTGAGCAAGGTAGCTCGGAGCCGCTACAAGGGCTGATTCAATCGTGAGCAGGGGGTGTTGAGTCATGCTCGTACTGGTGATTGAGCCCGTAGCGACAAGGCTGGCGTCAAAGCCGTTTTCGATTAAATCTACCGGCCGGTGCCCTAGCGTGAGTTGTAATTTTACCTTTGGGTAGCGTGTGCGATACGTGCTAAGCAAGGGGGTTAAATTAGCCAGTGAGAGGGCGGCTGACGCGAAAATCTTTAAAGTCCCACAAGGCACGCTTGACATTTGTGTCGCGTTGGCTTCGATTGCTTCAACTTGTGCCAGGATATGGCGACATCCATCTGCGTAAGCGCGCCCTGCTTCAGTTAACGATAGACAGCGGGTTGTCCGCTGTAATAGTTGAGTATTTAAATGTGCTTCGAGCAGCGCTACATAACGCGTGATGACTGCATTGGACAATTTAAGTTGGGTGGCTGCTCGCCCGAAGCTGCCGCTTTCGGTAACTTGCAGGAAGACGCGCATGGCTTGCAGTTGATTCATACTTTAACAGTGAGTGGTTTGGCGTAAACAGAAAATAAATGCAAGATTGTTTTGTGCTGGACATGATGCAACGTTTCACTCTCTACTCATATAAGAATGATCTTAAAAAATGAGAAAAATTAGGTATTAATATTACTTATAAGAGTATTGTTTTTTTATATTTTTTCTTGAGAAATTTTTGTTTGACGCTCAATCATCTGCGCTATGGCGGTTTGTAGCGGCGAAGGGGAGATTTTTTGGTGTAAGTCCTGCAAACAAGTCAAGCCCGTCTTCGATAGATGCGCTTCTTTGGCTGTGAAGATGGGTTTTGTGTGAGGTGATTGCACGCGGATTTTAATTGCATCTACTAGCCAGCCGCGTTCTTGTAATGTTTGCAATAAACGGGGCTCTAGATGGCGTAAACGTGCTGCGAGCGCATTATGTGCAGTGAGCAGGGAGAGTGTGCCATTTTTGATTGGCCCAACGGAAATATTGGGTGCTAGATAATCTGGTAAAACGCTGGCTAAGTCATGTTCCAGGGCTGCGATTTGTTTGATGCCGGCACGTAGCTGGGCGAAGGTTTCATTGCGTTCAAGCAGTTTGACGACGGATGATGCATTGGGCGGGCGGGACGATTTTGTAAAATTTTGAGAGCTCATAATTGTCTTGATCTTACATCAACCTAGATATATTTTGTGTTCGCTAGGTACATGTGTATTTCGCGAGTTCTTGCATGAGGCGTTTCTTTATAAGAGAAGATTTTTATATCTCAGTACCTAATAAACGGTGAGAAGTCTATGAGAAATTCTTTTTCTTGTGAAGAAATTCGGCTCATTCCATCTGCTGCTGTTTCTGACGAGCCACACTTTCAAGAAAGCAAGGTTGGGTTCCGATCGAAATTCTTTTCGCTAGGGAATTTGGCTGGGTTCAGAAATAAAATTGGAAGAGGCAGTCAAGAATCTCCGCAAATTATAAAAAAACCGGATGCTCAAAAGAGGTATGTACTTTCTACGGAGGAAGATTTCACAATCCGGTGTAACGCTAGAGCTCAAGCGATAGACCATCAAATTCCAAAGGAAAATTGTTTTTATTTTGATAGGTTTATTATGATAAACCCGAGTCATGTTCGCGCTATAAATAAAAGTGGAATTTTATATAAAAATGAATTTGGCACTCCTATTTTTCCTGAGGAGGGTTGGCTACAAAAGGTAAAGCTAGCTGACCGTTTGGATATACATGGTCATGGTAATGAGGAGTCTTTCTCAGATATGTCGGCGGAAGAATTGGCATACGCTCTTAAGAGCGCTGGGTTGAATGAGGTAGGTATTCTCAAATTACAATCTTGCAATGTTGGAAAGGGAGACGAAGAAAGTTTTCTGTATGAGCTTAAAGGCGCACTTGATGGTCAAGGAGTTAATTTCGGCTATATTTGTGGTCCTACAGGTTCCTTGACAGATTGGAGGGTAGCTGTAGAAACATCGAAACTCAATATTCGAATGCCTCCCTTTGTTTTAAAAAAAACAGTTAACTTTTTCATGCCAGCAATATTTGGCCTGCAGGTTGTGAAGGGAAATCTGGACATTGTTTTTCCTGGAACACGGTACGATCTCCCTATCCAAAAATAAATTATTGAGCGTTTCCACATAGTACGTGGGAGTAAGCGTAAAAATATTTTGTGAGATCGGCATTAGCATCAAGCAAAAAGCAAAATGGGGGCTGTCTGCGTGTTCGAACTTACAAAACTCCATTCTACGGTTTGGCTTTCTGTCTGTACGCACGCACACACATACACTAGACTAATGCGCGCCAGCCCTTGAGTTCAAGTTATACGTTAGCGCTATGTTTTCCCTGTATTACAGGGCAGAGTAGCATGATAAACTCTACTCTTTATTCAATAACGTTAGCAGTTATAACCTTATAAGCGATGATTGCAGGACTTCTCAAAAAGATTTTTGGCAGCCGTAACCAGCGGTTGCTTAAGCAATACCAAAAAACTGTCGTTGCGATCAATGCGCTTGAGGCGCAGTTCGAGAAACTCACTGACGAACAGTTGCAAGCGTGCACGGCACTCTTTAAACAACGGGTCGCGGCTGGCGAATCGCTCGAGCAGCTTTTGCCAGAAGCCTTTGCGGTGTGCCGCGAAGCGAGCCGGCGTGCGCTTAAAATGCGCCACTTCGATACGCAGCTTATCGGCGGCATGGCGTTGCATCATGGCAAGATTGCTGAGATGCGCACCGGCGAAGGTAAAACGCTGGTGGCAACCCTGGCTGCTTATCTCAATGCACTAGCTGACCGCGGTGTTCATGTGGTGACGGTCAATGATTATCTGGCGCAGCGTGATGCTGAGTGGATGGGACGCCTGTACCGTTTTCTGGGTTTGTCAGTCGGTGTTAATTTGTCACAGATGGAGCCTGAGGCTAAACGCGAGGCGTATGCGGCCGATATTACTTATGGCACGAATAATGAATTCGGTTTTGATTATTTGCGCGATAACATGGTGTACGAAGTTGGCGCGCGCGTGCAACGTGAACTGAATTTCGCGATTGTTGATGAAGTGGATTCAATTCTCATTGATGAAGCGCGTACGCCGCTGATTATTTCAGGGCAAGCGGAAGATCATACGGAATTATATCTAAGGATGAATGCGCTGCCGCCGCTGCTTGAGCGCCAAATTGGTGAGGAAAAGGCAGACGGGAGTGGGGTTGAAAAGCCAGGTGATTACACCCTTGATGAAAAAGCGCGTCAAGTCTTTTTGACTGAACTCGGTCATGAGAAAGCCGAAAATTTGTTGGCGCAATGGGGGTTGATTGGTGCTGGGGAAAGTTTATATGCGCCGCAAAACATTACGTTAATGCATCATGTTTATGCTGCGTTGCGGGCGCATACGTTATTTTACCGCGATCAGCATTACGTCGTGCAAAATGCTGAAGTGATGATTGTGGACGAATTCACGGGGCGCTTAATGGCCGGCCGTCGTTGGTCGGATGGTCTGCATCAAGCGGTTGAGGCAAAAGAAGGCGTACATATTCAACACGAAAATCAAACGCTTGCGTCTATCACTTTTCAGAATTATTTTCGGATGTATTCCACCCTGGCTGGGATGACTGGGACGGCGGATACGGAAGCGCACGAATTTCAGCAAATTTATGGGCTTGAAACCGTCGTGATCCCGACCAACCGAGCTAGCCAGCGGACTGACTATCAGGATCAAATTTATAAAAGTGCGCGAGAACGCTATGCAGCGGTGATCGCGGATATTCGTGCTTGCTATGAGCGCGGGCAACCCGTATTGGTGGGTACTACCTCAATTGAAAGCTCGGAGCTGTTGGCGTCGCTATTGACGCACGCGAAGTTGCCGCACCAAGTCCTTAATGCTAAGCAGCATGCGCGCGAGGCGGAAATCATCGCGCAAGCAGGTCGTCCTAAAATGGTGACGATTGCCACGAATATGGCTGGCCGGGGGACGGACATTGTATTGGGGGGGAATGTTGAGAAGCAAGCGAGTTTTATTGAGGCGAATGAAACCTTAGCTGCTGATGAAAAAGCGCGCCGGATTCAGCATTTGCATGATGAATGGCAGGCTTTGCATGATGGAGTTAAAGTGGCGGGTGGTTTGCATATTATCGGCACTGAGCGGCATGAAGCGCGCCGCATCGATAATCAATTACGTGGTCGAGCCGGGCGGCAGGGTGACCCTGGCTCTTCGCGCTTTTATCTCTCGCTCGAAGATCCATTATTGCGTATCTTCGCCGGTGATCGTGTACGCGCGATTATGGAGCGCCTTAAAATGCCCGATGGCGAGGCGATTGAGGCGAGCATTGTCACACGCTCGATTGAGTCAGCGCAGCGCCGGGTTGAGGCACGTAATTTTGATGTGCGCAAGCAATTACTGGAATACGATGATGTTGCCAACGATCAACGCCGTGTGATTTACCAGCAGCGCAATGAATTGCTCGAAGCGACCGATATTTCAGAGACGATCGCGGCCATGAGCGAGAGCGTGTTTAGTGTGCTAGTTCATACTTTTGTAGCGCCAGGTAGTATTGAAGAACAGTGGGATTTGCCAGGCCTGGCGCAAGTTTTGCACGATGATTGGCAGCTTGCGCTCAATTTTGAGCAGGCGGTTCAGGACGCTGATGTGGTGACTGATGCAGATATTTTGCAGTATGTATTGACGGTGGCGCATCAATCCTATCAAAACAAGGTGGCGCAGATCGGGCGTGAGGCGTTTAACGGATTTGAACGCTCGATTATGCTGCAAACGCTTGATGCGCGCTGGCGCGAGCATCTGGCAGCATTAGACCATTTGCGGCAAGGCATTCATCTGCGAGGTTATGCGCAGAAAAACCCCAAACAAGAATATAAACGTGAAGCTTTTGAGCTTTTTGCACAGTTACTTGATGCAATCAAGCTAGAGGCGATACGGATTGTTATGAATGTGCGGATTCAATCCGTTGAGCAGCTTGAACAAGCGACTGAGCAGTTTGAGGAAAAAGCCGCTCAGCACGATACTATGCATTTTCAACATGCTGAGTTTGCTGGAGCAATTGTTAATCAATCCATCTCTGAGTTGGAGCAGGATGCGCCTTCCAGCCACTCGCCGCTACGTGAAATAGCACCTAAAGTCGGGCGTAATAGTCCATGCCCTTGTGGGAGTGGCAAAAAATACAAGCAATGTCACGGTAAATTGGCGTGATGCACGCTCTGTAAGCGTAAATATCTGTCTGGTGCTTTGGTAATCGGGTTCTAAATGGCCGTCAATTTTCCTTTAATTTGTCCTGAGCAGCTCTATCCTGTGGCTGGAGTTACCCTGGGTTGGGCTCAAGCGAATATCCGCAAGCCTAATCGTAAAGATTTGCTGGTCATGGCGTTGGATGAAGGCGCAACGGTATCGGCTGTATTTACAACCAATCGTTTCTGCGCGGCTCCAGTCATTGTAAGCCGCGAGCATTTGGCGCGGGTGCGTAGCGGTGGGATGGGCGTGCGCGCGCTGGTGGTTAATACGGGTAATGCGAATGCTGGCACAGGTGAAGTGGGGCTGGCTCATGCTTATGAGGTGTGTTCTAGATTGGCGCAACTGGCCGGAATCACTGCGCAGCAGGTGCTGCCATTCTCAACGGGCGTGATTCTTGAGCCACTTCCGGTCGAGCGTTTGAATGCAGCGCTACCTGCGGCGTGGGCAATGCGCGCGCCAGCGCAGTGGTTTGACGCTGCTGAAGCGATTATGACGACTGATACTCGCGCCAAGGCTGCTTCGCAGCGTGTTGCAATTGGCACTAAGCAAATCACTCTCACTGGCATCAGCAAGGGCGCTGGCATGATTCGGCCTAATATGGCGACGATGCTGAGTTTTATTGCAACGGATGCCGGATTCACTCAGCCAGTGCTGGATAGCCTCACTCAATATGCGGCGGATCGTTCGTTTAATTGCATTACGGTGGATGGCGACACTTCGACGAATGATTCGTTTGTTATCGTTGCAACCGGCCAGGCGGATCTGCCGCTGGTTACTTCGACGGATGACCCAGCCTATATTGTGCTGCGCGATGCGATCACCGAATTGGCTCAGACGCTCGCGCAGTTGATTGTGCGCGATGCTGAGGGCGCGACAAAATTTATTACGATTCAGGTTGAAGGGGGGGCGACGCCCGCGGAATGTCGGCAGGTTGCCTATGCGATTGCTCATTCGCCACTCGTCAAAACGGCTTTTTTTGCCTCTGATCCAAACCTTGGGCGCATTTTATGCGCTATCGGCTATGCGGAGGTTGCTAAGCTTGAGGTCAATCAAATTGATTTATATCTAGATGATGTTTGGGTTGTGAAAGAAGGTGGCCGTCACCCTCATTATCTTGAGGAAGAGGGGCAGCGTGTGATGCAAAAACCTGAGATCACAGTACGCGTTGTATTAAAGCGTGGTCAAGCCAATGCGGTAATTTGGACGAGTGATTTGTCGCATGAATATGTGAGTATTAATGCAGATTATCGCTCTTAAATCCTGCTGAATGCTGCTAAATGAATGGGTATGGTATTGAGATGGATAAACTTGAACGTTTCCTAAGCCGCGCCGAGGGCTTGCTCGAGCGGCTAGAAGGATTGCTGCCACAGCCGGTTGGCGCTGTCGATTGGGAGCGATCGGTGGCATTTCGCTGGCGAGTACGCCAAGGCCAGGGATATTTACAGCCTGTGCCGCAAATATCGGCAATCACCCTCGATGATTTACAAAATGTTGACCGACAAAAGCAATTAATTGAAGCCAATACGCGTCAGTTTGTGCAAAGACTGCCCGCTAACAATGTATTGTTAACAGGTGCGCGGGGCACGGGTAAATCTTCTTTAATCAAAGCATGTTTAAATCGTTTTGCCGCAAACGGTTTGCGGCTGATTGAGGTTGATAAAGACGATTTGCATGAATTAGGCGATATTATTGAATCGGTTGCGCAACGTCCTGAGCGTTTTATTGTGTTTTGCGACGATTTATCTTTTGAAGAGGGTGAGCCGGGTTATAAGGCTCTGAAAGTCGCCCTCGATGGCTCAATTGCCGCACAGTCGGACAATTTGCTCATTTATGCTACCTCAAATCGCCGTCATTTATTGCCGGAGTATATGAGCGATAATGAAAGTTACCGCCCTACCAGTGAGGGTGAAATTCATCCAGGCGAAGCGGTTGAAGAAAAAATTTCACTTTCCGAACGCTTTGGTTTATGGGTTAGTTTCTATCCGTTTAAACAAGATGATTATCTTGCGATAATCCGACACTGGCTCAAACATTTTGGGTGCAGTGATGCTGATTGCGAGCAAGCGCGTAGTGAGGCTCTTACTTGGGCGCTTGAGCGCGGTTCGCGCTCTGGACGCGTAGCGTGGCAATTTGCGCGTGATTGGTCGGGCCGGCAAAGTAATCAACGGGCGGGTTAGTACATAGTTTATGGTGACTCAATCACAGGCCGAGCAGGTGCCGCAAGAGCGGCCGGTTACCCAGGTAGCGGTTGGGGTGCTGATGCGCGATGATGGCTCTTTTTTGCTTGCGCAGCGCCCTGCTGGCAAGCCTTATGAAGGCTATTGGGAATTTCCTGGCGGTAAGTTGGAAGAGCATGAATCGGTAGAGGCCGC belongs to Mycoavidus sp. B2-EB and includes:
- a CDS encoding DUF721 domain-containing protein; amino-acid sequence: MSSQNFTKSSRPPNASSVVKLLERNETFAQLRAGIKQIAALEHDLASVLPDYLAPNISVGPIKNGTLSLLTAHNALAARLRHLEPRLLQTLQERGWLVDAIKIRVQSPHTKPIFTAKEAHLSKTGLTCLQDLHQKISPSPLQTAIAQMIERQTKISQEKI
- a CDS encoding ATP-binding protein; the encoded protein is MDKLERFLSRAEGLLERLEGLLPQPVGAVDWERSVAFRWRVRQGQGYLQPVPQISAITLDDLQNVDRQKQLIEANTRQFVQRLPANNVLLTGARGTGKSSLIKACLNRFAANGLRLIEVDKDDLHELGDIIESVAQRPERFIVFCDDLSFEEGEPGYKALKVALDGSIAAQSDNLLIYATSNRRHLLPEYMSDNESYRPTSEGEIHPGEAVEEKISLSERFGLWVSFYPFKQDDYLAIIRHWLKHFGCSDADCEQARSEALTWALERGSRSGRVAWQFARDWSGRQSNQRAG
- a CDS encoding LysR family transcriptional regulator; amino-acid sequence: MNQLQAMRVFLQVTESGSFGRAATQLKLSNAVITRYVALLEAHLNTQLLQRTTRCLSLTEAGRAYADGCRHILAQVEAIEANATQMSSVPCGTLKIFASAALSLANLTPLLSTYRTRYPKVKLQLTLGHRPVDLIENGFDASLVATGSITSTSMTQHPLLTIESALVAAPSYLAQHGGTPHSLNALTQHTFAGPTQRTSSPTWTFVSSRESRQIAIEPAYLVNDLAKLREAALAGIGIAILPQTMVDKDLAKGKLKRILPEYSVPEANEQISLVYSSQRHLPAKTRAFVELATQLLASDTSHTR
- the argJ gene encoding bifunctional glutamate N-acetyltransferase/amino-acid acetyltransferase ArgJ, with amino-acid sequence MAVNFPLICPEQLYPVAGVTLGWAQANIRKPNRKDLLVMALDEGATVSAVFTTNRFCAAPVIVSREHLARVRSGGMGVRALVVNTGNANAGTGEVGLAHAYEVCSRLAQLAGITAQQVLPFSTGVILEPLPVERLNAALPAAWAMRAPAQWFDAAEAIMTTDTRAKAASQRVAIGTKQITLTGISKGAGMIRPNMATMLSFIATDAGFTQPVLDSLTQYAADRSFNCITVDGDTSTNDSFVIVATGQADLPLVTSTDDPAYIVLRDAITELAQTLAQLIVRDAEGATKFITIQVEGGATPAECRQVAYAIAHSPLVKTAFFASDPNLGRILCAIGYAEVAKLEVNQIDLYLDDVWVVKEGGRHPHYLEEEGQRVMQKPEITVRVVLKRGQANAVIWTSDLSHEYVSINADYRS
- a CDS encoding FadR/GntR family transcriptional regulator codes for the protein MAGPQDFKDAHTFRIASVGTLADRVTQVLAQKIRSQELRPDSRLTEHIMAKRFGVSRTVIREAISRLKSDGLVEARQGLGTVVLQPGAATAFRIDVGTTDSLQTVFQVFELRRSIEGEAAALAAQRCTPEQLVQIKQALAAIDGAAKKGDVAVDEDFGLHKMIALATGNALYASLLDFLNRFIYTSIKATRTTQVSRMDFSLHAEHRAIIEAIARADPDAARRAAIAHIDNATARVRMANLEGKDQ